From the genome of Treponema peruense:
TGAAAGCCGGGATTTTGGTATATGTAATTCCTTCACAAGTGCCGTCGTTTGTATTTACAAAACTCAAAACTGCACCTTTCGGAAGAGTTTCATTTTTTACCGCATAACCGTGGTTCTGTGATGAAATATAAACGCGTCCCGTAGAAAGATGTTTTACAGGCTGATTCGCTCCGCGGTGGCCGTACTTAAGTTTCATTGTGTCTGCACCCATAGCAAGTGCCAGAAGCTGGTGTCCAAGACAGATTCCAAAAATAGGAACACCAGACTTTGTTATTTTCTTAAGTTCAGAAATAATCTGAACATTTTCCTGCGGGTCTCCCGGTCCGTTGGAAAGCATTATTCCGTCAGGATTAAGGGCAAGAATCTCCTTTGCAGTAGCAGATGACGGCACTGTTATAACATCAAGCCCGCGTTTAAGAAGCTCGCGTCTTATATTTGCCTTTGCTCCAAAGTCCCAGAGAACAACTTTCTTTCCCTTACCGTCCTTCATTGCAACTTCAGGATCATTTTCCTTTGTACCGTCTGCCCTTACAGGAACAAAACGGTAGGCAGCCGACTCTTTGAATACAACATCAGCGCTTTCTTCTATCTTAACAGCATCGCAACTTACGCTTTCTACAGCCTTTTCTATCTTAAATGCCTTGATTTTTTTAAGAAGCTTGGGCTTTTTTTCTGCGTCTGCAAGCATTTCAAGAGCCGCCTTTGCTTCGTCACTATCGCCTGAAATAAGCATAGCATTCATAACACCTACTTCGCGCAAAATCTTAGTCAAAGCACGGGTGTCAATATCATAAAGGCCAATAACATTCTGTGATTTCAAGTAGGAATTCAAATCGCCTTCGCAGCGGAAATTAGAGGGGGTTTCACACCAGGAGCGCACAACATAACCGCGCACATGGCTTGATGCACTTTCAAAATCTTTTGGAATAACACCGTAATTACCAATAAGTGGAAATGTTTGGGTTACAATCTGACCAAAATAGCTGGGATCCGTAAGGGTCTCAATATAGCCGTTCATTCCGGTCGTAAATACCGCTTCACCGACAATACATCCGGCAGCGCCAAAACCTTTGCCTTCAAAAACCTGTCCATTAGCGAGGACAAGAAACGCTTTAGTAGAATCTGTCATACTAAAACATTAGTATATAATATTTTTAACAGTGTGTATACTGGTTTATAGGTAAGAAACATTTATGTCAAAATACGTCCGCGTGGGAAGACGTTGCATTTAAAAAGATAAATCTTAATGAAAGTTAAAATGCGCGAAGGAGGACGGGGAAGTACGAAATGACTTGGTTTTTTGCAGTCGCGAAGCGACAAACAATAGTTTCCTTGCAAAAACCACGTCAAGGGCCTTATGGCCCGGTTTTGGACTTCACCGGACGACTGGGAGCATTTTAACACTCGTTGTCACTTATCTTCTAAAACTGCGCCTTCACACGCGGACCTTCCTCTACACCAGCGTCTGTTTACGCAATGTCCGCGCGTACACATATCCATGTTGTAAAAAAGTCAAAATAGATTTATCATAAACGCCAGACCAAACAAAAATGGGGGAAATAAAAAAAATGAAAAACCTGTACGAACCCGGACAGCTTGTAGAAACAACCGTAGTGGCAATATCCGGCGACACCGTATTCATAGACCTTGGACTCAAAAGCGAAGGATTTGTAGACAAAGCAGAATTTACAGATGAAAACGGAAACATAACAATAAAAGAAGGCGACAAAATAAAAGTCTACTTCGCCTCAGCAAACCGCGACGAACTGCACTTCACCACAAAACTCAGCGGACAAAATGCCGGTAAAGACATACTCGAAAGTGCATACAAAAACGCAATACCCGTAGAAGGACACGTAACAAAAGAAATCAAAGGCGGCTACGAAGTAATGGTCGGAACAGTCCGCGCCTTCTGTCCTTATTCTCAAATGGGATACAAACAAAAAAAAGAACCGGCAGAATACGTCGGCGAACACCTGACCTTCAAAATTCAGGAATACAAAAATGACGGACGCAACATCGTGGTATCAAACAGAGCCGTCCTTGAAGAACAGGCCGCAGACGAACTCAGTAAACTTGAACAAAAACTCACAGTCGGAATGACCGTAACAGGAACAGTAAAATCAATTGAAAGCTACGGAGCATTCATCGACGTAGACGGATTCCAGGCTCTTCTTCCAATATCAGAAATTTCACGCATAAGAGTAACAAACGTAGCAGACGTACTCAAAGTAGGACAGACAATAACCGCAAAAATAATCCGCACAGACTGGGCACACGAAAGAATGAGTCTTTCAACAAAAGAACTTGAAGCAGACCCGTGGGAAGGAGCAGACAAAAAATTCCCAGCCGGAACAACCTTAGACGGAACAATCTCACGCGTTGCAGACTTTGGACTCTTTGTTCAGCTCGCAAGCGGAATAGACGGACTCGTTCACATATCACGCCTTAACGTTGAGCGCAACACAAACCTCAAAAAAGTATACAAACCAGGAGACAAACTACCGGTCGTTGTAGACAAAATCGACCTGGCAGAACACAGAATTTCCCTTTCTCCTGTAGTCTCAAATGAAGAAGAAGAAAATGCACACGAATATCTTTCCAAACAGAATGACGACGGCGAAACATACAATCCGTTTGCAGCACTTCTAAAAAACAGAAAATAAGTTCTGAACCTTCTATTAACTAATGAACAGTTTCTATAATAATGTGCCCGCGCGGGAAGACAGGGGAATCGGAAATGATTTGATTTTTATCCGTTACAAAGTAACTCCGTTACTTTGTAACTACAATAGTTTCTATGCAAAAATCACATCAAGGGCCATATGGCCCGGTTTTCGATTACACCGGCTGACCAGGAGGGCTGTTAGTAAATAACTACCGTTCGTTAATACACAAACGGTAGTTAAACTACAACTTACGACCGTTCAGAACAGATTCAACCAAACGACCGTTAGTATACACCAGCTTCAAAGAAAAAAACGGCGCGTCTTCTTCAATCAGCTTAAGAAAAATGGCATCTCCTTCCCAGTGCTCCAGTTTCATAAAGTCGGCCTTTTTAATCCACTCAAGTTTACCTTCATCACAGTCAATAAGTGTACCGCTAAAATCATCACTTGTATAAAGGCACATATATTCGGCCTCAGATCCGTCAGAAATAAAAGTCACAATACCGCGGAATCTGTACCCATTCAGAGTAAGTCCTGTCTCTTCCTTAACTTCGCGCAAAAGACAGTCCTCCGGGCTTTCATCTCTTTCAAAATGCCCGCCCACTCCAATCCACTTGTCATGGTTTATATCATTCTTTTTGGAAACGCGGTGTAGCATAAGATAACTGTCACCTTTTTCAATATAGCACAGAGTCGTTAACTGGCTGCGTGGTTTTTCACCTGTACCCGTTTCTGTTTCCACGACTGCATCTGTATCCTTAAGCGTTGATTTGTTTTCTGAAACTGTACCCTTTGAACTGTCCCCTTCATCCGGTGCGGAATATTCACGTATGCGGTAACTAACACCAAGCCCGCGGCAAATCTCTGCACAGCATTTTTCGTCCTCATGGCTTATTGTAGTATCAACCGTAGTCATCACCACGTTGGGAACATATTTTTTACACTCCCGCGCAAAATCCAGCATACTCTCAAATGACTCCGCGCCAAAACCCGGCCTAACAACGCGCAGATAATTTTCAACATCGCTTGTATTCAGGCTTACAGAAACCGTATCAACAAGCCCTTCCAAAAGCGGTTCAATTCTTTTGCCGTTAATCAAATTTCCCAACCCGTTCGTATTCAGCCTTACGGGAATTTTATAATGCTCTTTTACAAAAGCAGCAGTCTCAAGCATAACATCCAGCGCTTCAGTCGGTTCACCGTAACCGCAAAAAACAACTTCAGTATAGCGCGACATATCCTGTGCCTCAAAAGCCGACCTGACTTCAGAAAACGAAGGCTCATGTTCAAGCCACAAAGTATCAGGCTCTTCGTAAACCTTATCGGCATTTTTACGGATACAAAAAGTACACGCGCAGGGACACCTGTTTGTCAAATTCACATAAAGACCTGATTTTACACCGTAAACTATAGTCATTCCCTTCTGCATAAAAACCTCGCACAACAATAATAACGCAAACAAAAATATTTTACAAACAAAAGAAATCTGCTATAATTCCGCACATGAAATGGCTAATTGCATCAGATATACACGGTTCAGCATATTACTGCGAAAAACTTATTCA
Proteins encoded in this window:
- a CDS encoding carbamoyl phosphate synthase small subunit yields the protein MTDSTKAFLVLANGQVFEGKGFGAAGCIVGEAVFTTGMNGYIETLTDPSYFGQIVTQTFPLIGNYGVIPKDFESASSHVRGYVVRSWCETPSNFRCEGDLNSYLKSQNVIGLYDIDTRALTKILREVGVMNAMLISGDSDEAKAALEMLADAEKKPKLLKKIKAFKIEKAVESVSCDAVKIEESADVVFKESAAYRFVPVRADGTKENDPEVAMKDGKGKKVVLWDFGAKANIRRELLKRGLDVITVPSSATAKEILALNPDGIMLSNGPGDPQENVQIISELKKITKSGVPIFGICLGHQLLALAMGADTMKLKYGHRGANQPVKHLSTGRVYISSQNHGYAVKNETLPKGAVLSFVNTNDGTCEGITYTKIPAFSVQFHPEACSGPLDTSFLFDEFVRLINDHDYFKTFKAKYERIDSIAYFSSTIKNSKSASSKSVKKSGGKK
- a CDS encoding 30S ribosomal protein S1 is translated as MKNLYEPGQLVETTVVAISGDTVFIDLGLKSEGFVDKAEFTDENGNITIKEGDKIKVYFASANRDELHFTTKLSGQNAGKDILESAYKNAIPVEGHVTKEIKGGYEVMVGTVRAFCPYSQMGYKQKKEPAEYVGEHLTFKIQEYKNDGRNIVVSNRAVLEEQAADELSKLEQKLTVGMTVTGTVKSIESYGAFIDVDGFQALLPISEISRIRVTNVADVLKVGQTITAKIIRTDWAHERMSLSTKELEADPWEGADKKFPAGTTLDGTISRVADFGLFVQLASGIDGLVHISRLNVERNTNLKKVYKPGDKLPVVVDKIDLAEHRISLSPVVSNEEEENAHEYLSKQNDDGETYNPFAALLKNRK
- a CDS encoding TIGR04100 family radical SAM protein, giving the protein MQKGMTIVYGVKSGLYVNLTNRCPCACTFCIRKNADKVYEEPDTLWLEHEPSFSEVRSAFEAQDMSRYTEVVFCGYGEPTEALDVMLETAAFVKEHYKIPVRLNTNGLGNLINGKRIEPLLEGLVDTVSVSLNTSDVENYLRVVRPGFGAESFESMLDFARECKKYVPNVVMTTVDTTISHEDEKCCAEICRGLGVSYRIREYSAPDEGDSSKGTVSENKSTLKDTDAVVETETGTGEKPRSQLTTLCYIEKGDSYLMLHRVSKKNDINHDKWIGVGGHFERDESPEDCLLREVKEETGLTLNGYRFRGIVTFISDGSEAEYMCLYTSDDFSGTLIDCDEGKLEWIKKADFMKLEHWEGDAIFLKLIEEDAPFFSLKLVYTNGRLVESVLNGRKL